The genomic window TCGTCGTCTGCGGGGGCTGCGCCGTGCCTCCTACCGTCGGGGGATGGTCGTCGACTTCCGCTCCGCCCCCGATCCCGCGGCCCCTCGCGGGCCTCGCTGGCGGCTCGGCGTGGGGGCGGTGGTCGTCCTCGTGCTGGCCGTGCTAGCGGTCACCGTCGCGATCTCGGCCACGGCGACACGAGGAGGCTCGGGCGAGACCGCGATCACGTCGCGGCCGACGTCGGCTGACGAGCCGGTCGGAGCGGGCGACGCGTCGGGGGCGACGGGGGCGACGGGGGCAACTGGGGTGCCGGGGGCGTCCGGCTCGGCGGTCTTCGTGCACGTGCACGGCCGGGTCGCGTCGCCCGGTCTCTACGAGCTGGCCTCGGGGGCCCGCGTCGTGGACGTCGTCGCCGCGGCGGGTGGCTTCGCCGACGATGCGGAGCAGGGCGCGGTCAACCTGGCGCGCCCCCTCGTCGACGGCGAGCAGCTGTACGTGCCGGCGGTGGGGGAGGCGACGGCCGACGGGGCGGGCGGCGTCGGCGGCGCGGCGGGCGGAGGCGTCGCCGGCGGTGCGGCGGGCGGAGGCGGTGCCGGCGGTGCGGCGGGCGGAGGCGCGTCGGGCGCCGGCGGCGCTCTCGTCGACCTCAACTCGGCCGACGCCGCCGCGCTCGAGACCCTTCCAGGGGTCGGACCCGCGACCTCTGCGGCGATCCTCGACTGGCGCCGGGAGAACGGCGCGTTCCGGTCGGTCGACGACCTCCTGGGCGTCACCGGCATCGGGGAGAAGACGCTCGCGACGCTCACGCCCCTGGTCACGGTGTGAGGGCGCCGACCCAGGTCGACGTCCGCTGGGCGGCGCCGGCCGGCGCGTCGTGGGTGGTCCTCGTCGTCGTGCTGCCGCGCCCCGACCTGCACGTCGCCGTCAGCGTCCTGCTCCTCCTCGTCGGGGCTGCGGCCCTGGCCGGGGCCGTCGTCCTCGGCAGCCGGGCACGGCGCCTGACGTCCTCGACGCTGCCTCGTTCGTCGTCGCCGTCGTCGGTGCCGCCGTCCTCGCCGTCGCCGCCGTCCTCGTCCTCGCGCTCGCGTGTCGTCCCGGCGGCGGCCCTGCTCGCTCTCGTGGCCGTCGTCGCGGGGCTGGTGCTCGCGGGTGCAGCCGTGCGACAGCACGTCCGCTACCCGGAGGCGCTGGTCGGGCTGGTGGGGCACTCGGCCGAGCTGCACGGGACGGCGCAGGGCCGCGTGGTGCCGGGCACGCGCGCCGTGCAGGTGGCGGTCCGCGAGGTCGTCGTCGCGGACGACGTCGTGTGGCGCGGCCGGGCCTCGTTCCTCCTCCTGGGGCCTCGACTCCCTGCGGGGGCGACCGTCGAGGTGGGGCAGGAGCTGTCCGTCCGGGTCTCCGTGCTCCCTGTCGAGGCTGGGGACGACGTCGCGTTCGTCGCGGCTGTGCGGGGCCAGGTCGTCCCCGGGGTGCGACCCTCGGGGGCCTCCGGGTTCGCCGACTCGGTGCGCTCCGACTTCCGTGCCGTCACCGCCGACCTGCCGGGCG from Frigoribacterium sp. PvP032 includes these protein-coding regions:
- a CDS encoding ComEA family DNA-binding protein, whose translation is MVVDFRSAPDPAAPRGPRWRLGVGAVVVLVLAVLAVTVAISATATRGGSGETAITSRPTSADEPVGAGDASGATGATGATGVPGASGSAVFVHVHGRVASPGLYELASGARVVDVVAAAGGFADDAEQGAVNLARPLVDGEQLYVPAVGEATADGAGGVGGAAGGGVAGGAAGGGGAGGAAGGGASGAGGALVDLNSADAAALETLPGVGPATSAAILDWRRENGAFRSVDDLLGVTGIGEKTLATLTPLVTV